The following DNA comes from Acetomicrobium sp. S15 = DSM 107314.
TTGCGCCTGGCCTCTACATCGGTCATTAAGCCGCTCGGTGTGGATATGATCGCAACTCCAAGCCCTCCCATTACTTTGGGCAATTCCCTCTTATTGACGTAAAAACGCCTTCCGGGCTTGCTTACCCGCTTTACACCTTGAATCACGCGCTCCTTGTTGGGACCGTAATTCAGATATACCCTAATAGTAGCGTAAGGTTTCTGCGGATCGTTTACAACTTTGAAGTTGCGTATATACCCCTCTTGCTTTATGAGTTTGACAATTTCAAGCTTCATCTTGCTCAATGGAATATCAACCCACTCATGACGCGCAATGT
Coding sequences within:
- the rpsH gene encoding 30S ribosomal protein S8, which gives rise to MYVNDPIADMLTRIRNGNIARHEWVDIPLSKMKLEIVKLIKQEGYIRNFKVVNDPQKPYATIRVYLNYGPNKERVIQGVKRVSKPGRRFYVNKRELPKVMGGLGVAIISTPSGLMTDVEARRKGLGGEVVCYVW